The DNA segment CGGGGGAGGGAACGAGCCAGAACGGGGCTGTCATCTACGAGTGTCGCCAGTGTGGCACTACCGTCACTCCCGAGGCGAAGACCTGTCCCAACTGTGGGGACGACGATATCGTCGACTACCCCATCGAGTAAAACGAAAAGAACCTGTTACTGGTCTCGAAACGCATCGTATGGACATTCGTCTCGACGAGGTCAACAAGCGCATCATCCACGCGCTGATGCACGACGCCAGGTCGACGTCGGCACCCATGATCGCCGATGAAGTCGGTGTCTCTCCGGCAACGATCCGAAACCGTATCGGACAACTCGAGGATGCGGGCGTGATCGAGGGCTACCACGCGAACGTCGACTTCGAACGTGGAGACGGGCGACTCCGAAATCTGTATCTCTGTAACGCCCCGGTCGAAGACCGCGAACGGCTTGCACACAAAGTCCGACTGGTACCCGGCGTGATCAACGTCCGCGAACTGATGACTGGCCGCCGAAATCTCCACGTACTCGCGGTCGGCACCGATACTGGCGACCTGCGTCGAATCGCCCGGGAAATAGCCGCACTCGGCATCGACATCGAAGACGAGGACCTGCTCCAGGCCGAACACTACCAGGCGTACCAGCCTTTCGGTCCGGACGAGGAGAAGCCCCAGCCCCTCTCAGATTATATTAGCCTGACCGGCGGTGCCGAAATCGTCGAGGTAACG comes from the Natronosalvus amylolyticus genome and includes:
- a CDS encoding zinc-ribbon domain-containing protein; its protein translation is MSLSEFVTTLFSGSKGDESPSDTSSQPGEGTSQNGAVIYECRQCGTTVTPEAKTCPNCGDDDIVDYPIE
- a CDS encoding Lrp/AsnC family transcriptional regulator, giving the protein MDIRLDEVNKRIIHALMHDARSTSAPMIADEVGVSPATIRNRIGQLEDAGVIEGYHANVDFERGDGRLRNLYLCNAPVEDRERLAHKVRLVPGVINVRELMTGRRNLHVLAVGTDTGDLRRIAREIAALGIDIEDEDLLQAEHYQAYQPFGPDEEKPQPLSDYISLTGGAEIVEVTVPKGAPIEGLTLEEAGRNGLLANDVLVVAIERDDAVLTPRGGTAIRSDDLVTLLSREGEADLEAFHRETV